Proteins found in one Ascaphus truei isolate aAscTru1 unplaced genomic scaffold, aAscTru1.hap1 HAP1_SCAFFOLD_1203, whole genome shotgun sequence genomic segment:
- the JUNB gene encoding LOW QUALITY PROTEIN: transcription factor JunB (The sequence of the model RefSeq protein was modified relative to this genomic sequence to represent the inferred CDS: deleted 2 bases in 1 codon) translates to MEQPFYHDDALLSAYARADPSLLKGHLGSLSEHYRVSKHDLASYYPTQDSSPSSHHHHHHAAPASLKMAAPELERLIIHSGPGVISCPGGGPHFYASARGGGVTEEQEGFVDGFVKALDDLHKLNHSGPPNVSLAGVGAAASPAGGGAYGDPTYASLAGYHPSSYRPPSATINYLPQGHGGYPNPPPFKEEPQRVPDTSSGSREGTPTPLSPINMEEQEIIKVERKRLRNRLAATKCRKRKLERIARLEDKVRELKNENCGLSGAAGALREQVEQLKGRVRAHVQHGCQLVLVGKGQPF, encoded by the exons ATGGAGCAGCCCTTCTACCATGACGACGCCCTCCTCTCGGCCTACGCACGCGCCGACCCCAGCCTCCTCAAAGGGCACCTGGGCTCCCTCTCCGAACACTACCGGGTCTCCAAACACGACCTCGCTTCCTACTACCCCACCCAGGACTCCTCCCCGTCTtcccaccaccaccatcaccacgCCGCTCCGGCCAGCTTAAAGATGGCCGCCCCCGAGCTGGAAAGACTGATCATCCACAGCGGACCGGGCGTCATCAGCTGCCCCGGCGGGGGGCCACACTTTTACGCCTCGGCC CGAGGAGGCGGGGTGACGGAGGAGCAGGAGGGTTTCGTGGACGGGTTCGTCAAGGCGCTGGACGACCTGCACAAGCTGAACCATTCGGGGCCCCCCAACGTGTCGTTGGCCGGCGTGGGGGCCGCCGCGTCCCCGGCGGGGGGCGGGGCCTACGGCGACCCGACCTACGCCAGCCTGGCCGGCTACCACCCGAGCAGCTACCGTCCTCCTTCCGCCACCATCAACTACCTGCCGCAGGGTCACGGCGGTTACCCCAACCCGCCGCCCTTCAAGGAAGAGCCCCAGCGGGTCCCCGACACGTCCTCGGGCAGCCGGGAGGGGACGCCCACCCCGCTGTCCCCCATCAACATGGAGGAGCAGGAGATCATCAAGGTGGAGAGGAAGCGGCTGAGGAACCGCCTGGCGGCCACCAAGTGCCGCAAGAGGAAGCTGGAGCGCATCGCCCGGCTGGAGGACAAGGTGCGGGAGCTGAAGAACGAGAACTGCGGGCTGAGCGGGGCGGCCGGCGCCCTCCGGGAACAGGTGGAGCAGCTGAAGGGCAGGGTGCGGGCTCACGTGCAGCACGGCTGCCAGCTGGTCCTGGTGGGCAAAGGGCAACCCTTCTGA